A DNA window from Helianthus annuus cultivar XRQ/B chromosome 15, HanXRQr2.0-SUNRISE, whole genome shotgun sequence contains the following coding sequences:
- the LOC110914493 gene encoding uncharacterized protein LOC110914493 — MAVWEAGSATNLQLMCCPLCKYDRDSRDHLFFQCSYASEVWGLVRNMVDMVGVTDTWNSVMQWMELNANNRTLDHIVCNILVAASTYFIWQERNNRLSSQDQRNASVLSKVIIDTVRLRIMGFKIGRDPKHKKILDRWLISKQSMEIEPG, encoded by the coding sequence ATGGCTGTTTGGGAAGCGGGTAGTGCTACTAATCTACAGCTCATGTGTTGCCCTTTATGCAAATATGATCGTGACTCTAGAGATCACCTTTTCTTCCAATGCTCCTATGCTTCAGAGGTTTGGGGATTGGTAAGAAATATGGTTGACATGGTAGGTGTAACGGATACATGGAACTCGGTTATGCAGTGGATGGAGCTAAATGCTAATAATCGAACTCTGGATCATATTGTTTGCAATATTCTGGTAGCGGCTTCCACGTACTTTATTTGGCAGGAAAGGAACAACCGATTGTCTTCTCAAGACCAGCGGAATGCTAGTGTGCTCTCAAAGGTTATTATAGATACAGTGCGTCTCAGAATTATGGGATTCAAGATTGGTAGAGACCCGAAGCATAAGAAGATATTAGACAGATGGCTGATCTCGAAGCAGAGTATGGAGATTGAACCAGGCTAA